GAGTGTGATAAGAGACTTACTCCCTAACAACATCCTctctttcaaaatcttaattatctCATTCCTGGGTTTCACTCGTTTCTTCAAGCTCAATGAAAAAAGACTCGGGCAAGTTACCAAGTAAGACGTTGTATACCCAAGCTCATTCATATAGAAACTCAGCTTCTCACGAATCGTATCTTCAGACAACGCAAAACAATAAGGCTGGTTCTTAAACAACAACGACAATTCCGTATCAGAAAACCCAAATCTCTTATAAACATCCATCTTCTTATCCATAGCTACAACACTACTCGAAGTAATTGCATGAAAACACCTAAAAAACTCATTAGAGCCACGCGACACGCCTACTTTCCCCTCAATCCAATTCAACTTACTCGTAAGCCATTTAGAAGGCTGCGTAAAATGCATAGCATTCCTATGAACAAATTTCCCAATCTGCTCATTCGAAAACCCATAACTTCGTAACAAATCAACATTCGCCATAAACGAGTTTAACGCAATAGACGTTGAAAACAACCATCTTGATCTATTAATAGTCTCCACAACTTTGTCATCACTTTCCAACACTACCCTTAAGTAATCAATAGTGGGTATGATCTTAGAATGCAAACCCAACTCAAATAAACTCGGGTTTCGCTTCAAAAGACTAATAAAATCAGACCCGGATATCCCGAGGTcaagaaaaaccctaatcttGGGTTCTAGGGTTTTATCTGCTCTATATAACAACACTTTAGGCACACAAGAAACAATATCTTTGATCTGGGCATTATCAAAATTGCATTTTTTTAAGATCCCAACAACAGAATCACAATTATTTGTGGAATTTAGACGGCGTACCTTTGATGCTGATGAAATTGCAGATTCTTTAGTGAAGCCAAGATTGTTGGTCAAATAGTCAACGAATTGGGTTCTTGTTTCAGATAATGGCTCATCTATAGATACAGATTTTGTCGATGTTGTGTATAGAATTTGGGGTTTCAAATGACGGATTAAATATAGCTCTCGCTGGATACAGTTACGAAGATGcagcatttttttattttgttttttttttttttttccttttggcgATAAATGATGGTGATGTAATTTTGGGCGATTTTATTTGCGGGGGGACGAAATGTGTCACTTATCGATTTGGGTTTTACCACATACTGTATTAATGTATTTGATTAGGGTAATAATTTTTACACGGTAAATTTTGATTAACACACGGGAATTTCGTAGAATTGGACAATAATATCCTTAGATTAGGTTAACAAAGGCGTagtagaagaaaaaaataatagaaaaatgattaataaatctaactcatatgcctaaaaatcaacttaaaatcttaaaattttGACATTTGGATTCTACTAgttctctttcctaattttgtcccttgatttttccacatgtcatcatcttactattaagcatatctttaggcacaccaattaggttgaatTATCATTATCCaaagataataattaaaaacccTTCCTTCTTATCATCCCATTCAGGAAGATTCGTTGGTGTCAGTCTCATTCCGGAGGCTTTAGTTTTGTTGGTGTCGGATATCCGTGCTTGACCATGCTTAAAATTGATACATCATAATACTTTATTTGAAGAGCTTCATTTATTTCGATCTTCGAATAACATATGAAAAGTTATAACTAGATACTGTATTATATTTCGTGAAAACGGTTTCTAGTTAATATTTACATAAAACCCTGTAATTGTTCATTATGTTAATGTTGTGTAGCCCATAACCCGATGGAGTTATTATCCTAATCAAATGACCTAGTCAAAAAGCTTTGAGGATCATCATTTAAGTGATTTAACTGATAAAATCATGAAcctctaattatatatatcaatgatGAAGGATTTATATTACAACAATTTCTTGTGTTTATCATAAGTATGTGTGGGTTGTTATTCTGGAAGCATATGTATAAGTATCGTTGAAGGCGATTAAAGAagaaattttttgtatttttaagtgGAATGATTTTTTCGTTTTAAGTATCAGTAGCATAATATGACACTAAAAGTTTTGATATAAGGCTGTGCGGAGTGATCCGATAAACATCCCGACGCCGCCCTTTGTCGCCGCACCGCCGCCCTCTACACCGCCCCGAGGGGCGGCAAATGCCAAAAAAAGCTTCCCCGATCAATATTCATCGCCTTGAACATTTGTTTCTCCCAAAAAAGGAGTCGTTGAACGGCTCATTTTTCTTCCCCATATGATTTCCGGCAGCGATTTTCCGacaaatatatagatagatgtgACGATTTTCCGACAAAACACACATGTACGTATGTATACACATATAGATCGATCGATCGATTAAGATcgaaagatagatagatagatcgAGAGAGATAGATAAATattgtgagtgtgtgttttattgatatagatatagagagaTGGAGAGGAAGAAAGAAAGACCCGTGATATTTTGATATGTGGTGTCGTGGTGACTGGTGAGGCGGTTGGTGtcgaatgtatatatatatattttttattttattatttttggtatatttaatgattaaaataataataataataataaagggacAACCCCAAAGAGGAGCGTCACTTTAAGAGAAAGGAGGACAACTTTTGAAGGGAGTCTCCGCCGCGTAGCGGAAGTCGCCCCTGTGTGGGGAGCCTCTTTTATCCCCCACTTCTCATAGCCTAAAAGTCTTTATATAAAGGAAAACTATGAACTATTTTAGTTAGACAAAGGACTAAACATGTCACTTTTCTGAAACATATGAAGTATATGTCAATTTATTAAGGAATCAAACACCAACTAAAAATCATCCCCCCTCCTCCTTTTCCTCTCTTCCGCCGCCGGACCGTCGCCGAGTGTTTAGTCTGTTGCTCCTATTGAATAAACAGTATTTTTTGAAGGTTTCAAAAGCCCataagaaagtttttttttcttctttttttcgtttttttttgtgCCTATTTCTTGATATTGAAGAGCAAACAACAACAAGGTACACATAATTTGCTTTCTAATGCTACTACTTACTTcctatgtaattttatttatttatttttgtttctgtttatatttatatctttgagatgacttttatatatatatttccgaattttattaatgaattgaagggttaatttgtttgatttattTCTGCAAGCTTTTAAAACTTGATTATACTGTTTTAGGTTATGAAATAATCTTGTTTCTTCTCATCGAATGCCACCTCGTTCACAAAACATATAGACCCGgttcatatgaaaaaaaaagaaaatcatatttttgatgatatttACACTctgcaacaacaaaaaaaattagtataccAAAAGTCACCCCTGTTGTCGGTTTTTTGTTCGAAAAGTTAATTTATTGATGCGAATATGTTAGCGGAACTGTTTGGTGCCGATTTTAAACCTAGTGTGGTTTTATTGTATGTGTGAAACTCTTGTTTGCTGCTTAATTGATTGTAAAGGATAGTGAAAACCATGAGTACTTCTGCTAATGATGGTGAAGATCAAGGTGAGATTTTTCTCAATGAGGATGACATCATTGAAGAAATCAATGTAGATGAAGAAGGTAAcgtcagttttcgtccctgaattTACATgcttctttataaaaatttacataTTATCCAAAGTTTATTTCCGTTGTTTCTCCAGATCTTCCTGATGCAGACGATGATGCAGATTCTGATCCCGAAACTTTTGGTCTGTCAAGACTCTATAAACATTCACTTTCTTATgtttttgactttctttttaTTCTCTACTTGTTTGTCCTAATTGCTTTCTTTGTCGATTTCAGATGAAGCTGATGATTCGTTGCATATATTCACTGGCCATACAGGTAAAATAGCATTCTATCCAGTAGGTGAATAACTGAATATGCATAGCTTTACGGAGAAGTTGATGTAGCTAACTTCATTTTCCGTTTCTTGGATATAGGTGAAGTATACACAGTTGCGTGCAGCCCAAATGAAAGTACATTGGTGGCTACAGGTGCAGGGGATGACAGAGGTTTTTTATGGAAGATTAATCAAGGAGATTGGGCTTTTGAATTACAAGGTATGCTGTTATATAAAGAATGGTATCCGGGTGTTCATTATTACTATTTGGGAAATAACGATAACCATGTTATTGTTTGTTACAGGTCATAAAGATTCTGTATCATGCGTAGCCTTCAGTTCCGATGGACAATTGGTTGCATCTGGAGGCTTTGATGGGATCATTCATGTGTGGGACATATCTTCAGGAAATCTTAAATGTACGCTTGATGGACCTGGAGCTGGCATTGAGGTAAAAACCATTTGCAATATTTTCCTGCTTATTTTCTCTTCTCAAAAAGTATAATGTGAGCTAATTTGTTATGATTATTTAGTGGGTCAAGTGGCATCCACGAGGACACCTTGTTCTAGCTGGTTCAGAGGATTCAACCGTTTGGATGTGGAATGCTGACAAGAACGCATATCTTAATACATTCTCTGGTCATGCCAGTAGCGTCACTTGCGGAGATTTCACTCCTGATGGTATTTTCTTGTACTCTCTTAAATTAAGTTCTTGTGATTCAGCAATTTAAATGCTGTTTTTCATATCTAGGTAAAACTATTTGTACTGGTTCCGACGATGCTAGCATGAGGATATGGAACCCGAAAACTGGGGAGAACATTCATGTTATAAAGGGTATGTATTTTGAAATAGATAATGTGCACAAGTTCACGATAGTTAAGTATAACTCAAGAGTAACTGTTCTGAATTGATTATTGTTTAAGGTCATTATTATCATTCCGAAGGGCTGACATGTTTGACCATAAGCGCTGACTCATCTCTTGTGCTTACTGGCTCAAAAGATGGTTCTGTTCACGTTGTGAATATTACAACTGGGAAGGTTTGAATAATTTCATCCattgtttttgtctttttactTTGCTTCACTTGTTATGTTGGATAACAATGTAGCTCTTTTTGCAGTCTGTCgttttcacattttaattatCTATCTATACAAACAGGTCGTCACTTCACTAACCGCACATACAGATTCAGTTGAATGTATCGGGCTCTCTGCTAGGTATTTTTTCTGTCAATTATCATTatccttattatttttataaatgtttCATTAGTAGTATAGTTAAGCTATTAGCTATATTATTGTCTTTAATGGGTGGAACTCGTGAAGGTGGGAAGTAATAATCTAGGAAACAGATGCAATGGGTCAAACGGGTCAAGAGTATTGGAACTTATATTGTTTATCCGAAgtgtatttataattaataaaacatcTTAAATCAGTTTATTCAAAAATGTGGATGCAGATTAGTATGGAAATATGCAGTATTTGCCATCGTATTTGACACACTAGTTAAACAAGTTTTGCTGACAAAAAGTGTCTTGAACAACCCAACTCTACCCTacataaactttttttctttctgatCTGTTACACAACCATCCCAACCTGTCACGTCTAGTTGCAGCTATGTTGTATAAGGTATAGGAAGGTCAATCTTTTCACTCCTTTTTTCATTTAAGAGGCCTAACAGACGCTCTTTGCTTTGATTTCAATGGCAGTGCTCCTTGGGCAGCAACAGGAAGCATGGATCAGAAACTTATTATCTGGGATCTACAACACTCTTTGGCTCGTTGCACATGTGACCATGAGGTACGTTTTCTGCTAAATTTCATCATTTCAAACTAGAACTCATTATCCCTGGATGATGAACGCATCACCAGTTAACATTTTTCCCTATATATCTCAGGAAGGTGTGACATGTCTATCATGGCTAGGTGCTACTCGGTTTGTAGCCACAGGGTGTGTAGATGGCAAAGTGAGAATATGGGATAGTCTTTCTGGAGACTGTGTCAAGACCTTCAGGGGGCATACTGATGCCATCCAGTCTCTAGCCATATCATCCGATCAGTGCCACTTAGTGTCAGTCTCCCTTGATGGAACTGCACGAGTCTTTGAGATTGAAGGATTTCGTTGAATACCGGTTACAACATTCAGTCTAGAAAAGGTCATGTTATCGTAAGGCTAATACCTATATGGACAGTATGAAATATGAATAGCCGAATTATTTTGCATACTGAGTTTCTAAATATGTTTGATCTTTTAACTGTTATCTACTCATCGATATGTATCAAAACATTAAGCGATAACGACTAATGAACAGTGTGCCAACAATAgatataaattgtttgaaatgTCAGGCattcttttaaaattacacCTTATCTACCAAAAGATTTGAAATGTCAGTCACGTGAACTTTTTGTATTTATGGTTGATAGCAAACAGACATTAAATGTTGCAAGTATCTTCATTTACGAATATCACCAACCAGTGCTTAGCGCTAAATGTATGCATGGAGATGGTCACAATCATATTTGAGTCACTTTAAATATGATAGGCTAAGCGCCAAGGGCACTCTTTTGGTTCATATTTATAGTCTGCATCTTTCACTACATAAACGGATCTTCATGAACAGAATGTATATCGTTTTTGGTTATTGCTCGTGTTTTGAATTCGAATACCTGCATAGCCTTCGCTTAGCGCTAAAATAGTCAAGACTACTCAATTTTCTCTTGTTACAACGATAAGTGTATGTGTGCATTTTGTTTGTCACTATCGTAATAGGTGCCTTTGTGACATGGTTGCTTGACCAGAGTTATAACTTCAAATTTTGGTCAACATACTGTTCAATATTTGTTGGAGAACTCGCAGTAACATGTGAAGGCTTCAAACTCATAAATGGTGCGGCCATGAATCATGTGAATTGCATCAAATGTAGACCTAACATTAAATTCAAGAATCTATCTCATTTCTTGCTTATAAATGTTTGTGTTTATTCATTTTCAAGTCTCAGTCCCCTTCCAAATCTTTGACTTCCCCTTCTATGTTTTGACCATTTACTACTTTTTCAAACCTCAAATCATACACATCGACTCTTCTTAAATTATC
The Erigeron canadensis isolate Cc75 chromosome 2, C_canadensis_v1, whole genome shotgun sequence DNA segment above includes these coding regions:
- the LOC122587103 gene encoding angio-associated migratory cell protein is translated as MSTSANDGEDQGEIFLNEDDIIEEINVDEEDLPDADDDADSDPETFDEADDSLHIFTGHTGEVYTVACSPNESTLVATGAGDDRGFLWKINQGDWAFELQGHKDSVSCVAFSSDGQLVASGGFDGIIHVWDISSGNLKCTLDGPGAGIEWVKWHPRGHLVLAGSEDSTVWMWNADKNAYLNTFSGHASSVTCGDFTPDGKTICTGSDDASMRIWNPKTGENIHVIKGHYYHSEGLTCLTISADSSLVLTGSKDGSVHVVNITTGKVVTSLTAHTDSVECIGLSASAPWAATGSMDQKLIIWDLQHSLARCTCDHEEGVTCLSWLGATRFVATGCVDGKVRIWDSLSGDCVKTFRGHTDAIQSLAISSDQCHLVSVSLDGTARVFEIEGFR
- the LOC122588996 gene encoding uncharacterized protein LOC122588996, translated to MLHLRNCIQRELYLIRHLKPQILYTTSTKSVSIDEPLSETRTQFVDYLTNNLGFTKESAISSASKVRRLNSTNNCDSVVGILKKCNFDNAQIKDIVSCVPKVLLYRADKTLEPKIRVFLDLGISGSDFISLLKRNPSLFELGLHSKIIPTIDYLRVVLESDDKVVETINRSRWLFSTSIALNSFMANVDLLRSYGFSNEQIGKFVHRNAMHFTQPSKWLTSKLNWIEGKVGVSRGSNEFFRCFHAITSSSVVAMDKKMDVYKRFGFSDTELSLLFKNQPYCFALSEDTIREKLSFYMNELGYTTSYLVTCPSLFSLSLKKRVKPRNEIIKILKERMLLGSKSLITLVTYPELKFQEFLRSFKDEIPDLCETYASSLR